The genomic DNA GGACTTACAACAAATTATAAAGGTCGCTGGATCACCGGGCAACTCCAGTTCAACCCAGGACAGTCCTGAATTCTGGCAAATTTGTAATCATATCGATAAGCAGCATCAATGGATTCTGCACCTTCATCAGAAAGATTTCAGCAGCTTGCACTATCCTGCTCACAGGCTCCAATGCTGACCCAGCTGGTCGAGCCATCCTGCCAGTGTTCCTTTTTCCAGATCGGTGCATTGTGCTTCAGCGTGTCGATCGCATACTTACAGGCTTCAAACGCCTCCGTCCGGTGAGGGCAGCCCACTGCAACTAGAACGCTAATTTCGCCGATCGTTAGCCGTCCAGTCCGGTGATGGATTACCACATGGCTTACATCTGTCCAGGTTTGGCGAATTTCGTGGGCAATTTGCTTGAAGATCTCGATCGCCATTGGCTCATACGCCTGATATTCGAGCGCCACCACAGCCCGTCCTTCCGTGTTGTTTCGTACCATGCCGCTCATCACAACGATCGCTCCATTTGCCGGATCATCTGCGAATTGATAAACCTCTTCCAGGGAGAGGGGCGCGTAGGTAATGGCAAAACTATCCCCCGCATAGGTGGGCGGACGCTGGGACGAAGGCGCAACGACAGAAGGACTGCTTTGCATAGCAATAATTACGGCTGGATACGGGAGAGGGGCGATCGAGAAACGGAATATGTCAACGACACCGAGTAGAGCGAGAAGCAGGAACGATCAATGAGTGATTTAGCCGTTCAGCCAGGACAGCGATCTTAGATTGAATAAATCTGTCCATCGATCAGTAGGCGAGTAATACCTTTTGCCTGAAGATAGGGCGTCACCTTCTGGAACATCCGCCCATCCGGGACTTTTACGATCCGCTGCATTCGCCGCAAAAATCGCTTCGCCACCCGATGATTGTCAAAAACGGGCAGCGTCTTTGCCTGAACTTCCTCTGGGGGAATTTGTCCCAGGTCGGCAAAATCCTTGAGCGGACGGGTGATTAGCTCCGCCGATCGATCGACAACCACATAGCAGGTGCGGGGAATCTGTGCCTCCGAGAGCGGCAACACATTGACCATGCCCTTGCCCTGGACATGAACCATCTCGATCGCACCATCGCCGTTCAGGTCATCGTCGAGATCATCCTCATCATCATCGTCATCACCGTCCAGATCATCATCCAGGTCATCCAGATCGTCCTCATCATCGAGGTCATCCAGATCATCCTCCTCCATCTGTTCCGCCTCGATCGGCTCTACAACCGTATCGCGAGAGACAAGAATGGGGGGCTGAATGCGACTGGGTTTGTCTATTTTCACAGGTTCCGGAATGCTGGACTCCGGTTCTGCGGTTGCAGCATCCAATGTAACGTCGCCGAGGGACAGAACTTCAAGCTGCTTTTCC from Leptolyngbya ohadii IS1 includes the following:
- a CDS encoding molybdenum cofactor biosynthesis protein MoaE yields the protein MQSSPSVVAPSSQRPPTYAGDSFAITYAPLSLEEVYQFADDPANGAIVVMSGMVRNNTEGRAVVALEYQAYEPMAIEIFKQIAHEIRQTWTDVSHVVIHHRTGRLTIGEISVLVAVGCPHRTEAFEACKYAIDTLKHNAPIWKKEHWQDGSTSWVSIGACEQDSASC